In the genome of Aspergillus flavus chromosome 8, complete sequence, one region contains:
- a CDS encoding putative alcohol dehydrogenase — MANQATVLDQPHGPLVIKDIPVPQCHPTEVLVKVRAVATNAADWKIYEGHFPQVLPVLLGCDVAGEVAEVGRSVVGLNVGDRVCSRVFQVKCLLTCRQVAGFTQQQLVGMESMMAIGSVASDLRHGGYQKFVPMLPRMIFKIPESVPNEIATTFGCSFFTAAAGVFKSLGFPFPIPEVASVEKVLVWGAASAVGAFAVQLLKASHMEVIAVCSAKNFDYIRNLGASHVIDYHGTDVAAQLREQRIRVKKAFDSISSLETCNACLDIVGEGGTVADVQFLEALRRPGIGMEHINVVDILGEAQAPLLSPLVNDWVPNGLVAGILKGVQYQIYSGGLNSIDQAIRDHRDGKIAGKAVITGI; from the exons ATGGCGAACCAGGCAACTGTACTCGACCAACCTCATGGGCCCCTAGTCATCAAGGACATTCCTGTCCCGCAATGTCATCCAACAGAAGTCTTGGTCAAAGTGAGAGCAGTTGCCACAAATGCCGCTGACTGGAAGATCTACGAAGGCCATTTCCCTCAAGTTCTCCCTGTTTTGCTGGGCTGTGATGTTGCTGGAGAGGTTGCCGAAGTCGGTAGAAGTGTGGTTGGTCTGAACGTTGGTGACAGGGTATGCTCCCGAGTATTTCAAGTGAAATGTTTACTAACTTGTCGGCAGGTTGCTGGATTCACCCAGCAGCAATTGGTTGGAATGGAATCTATGATGGCTATAGGCTCTGTTGCTTCCGATCTCCGCCACGGGGGCTACCAGAAGTTTGTTCCTATGCTACCGCGTATGATCTTCAAGATTCCGGAATCGGTTCCAAACGAGATTGCGACTACTTTCGGTTGCTCTTTTTTTACCGCCGCCGCAGGAGTGTTCAAAAGCCTTGGCTTCCCCTTTCCAATTCCGGAAGTGGCGTCAGTGGAAAAGGTCCTTGTATGGGGCGCCGCAAGTGCAGTAGGTGCCTTTGCTGTCCAGCTCCTAAAAGCTTCCCATATGGAAGTCATTGCTGTCTGCAGCGCAAAGAACTTTGACTACATTAGGAACTTGGGTGCGAGCCACGTCATTGACTACCATGGTACTGACGTGGCTGCCCAACTGAGAGAGCAGCGCATTCGGGTCAAAAAGGCTTTTGATTCAATTTCCTCATTGGAGACGTGTAATGCTTGCTTGGATATTGTTGGAGAGGGTGGTACAGTGGCCGATGTACAATTCCTTGAGGCTTTGAGACGACCAGGCATTGGAATGGAACATATAAACGTCGTTGATATTTTGGGGGAAGCG CAAgcccctctcctctcccctTTGGTCAATGATTGGGTTCCAAACGGTTTAGTCGCAGGGATACTGAAGGGAGTTCAATACCAGATATATTCCGGTGGTCTAAACAGCATCGACCAGGCCATCAGAGATCACCGAGACGGGAAGATCGCTGGGAAAGCAGTGATCACTGGGATTTAA